The Arvicola amphibius chromosome 4, mArvAmp1.2, whole genome shotgun sequence genome includes the window ttgttttggtttggtttttgttttttcaagacaggatttctctatgtagttttggagcctgtcctggaactcagtttgtagaccagactggcttcaaactcaagagttccacctgcctctgcctcccaagtactgagattaaaggctggcgccaccgctgcccggctacAACTATTTTTGAATAACATATTTAGCCATTGTGTAGAAACCAATTTTAAGAAATACTtgttccagggggctggagagatggctcagaggttaagagcattgcctgttcttccaaaggtcctgagttcaattcccagcaaccacatggtggctcacaaccatctgtaatggggtctggtgccctcttctggcctgcaggcagacacacaaacagaatattgtatacataataaataaataaatattaaaaaaagaaaaatttaaaaaaaaaagaaatacttgttCCATTGGGCTGGTTTGTAGCTCACTTGGTAGTTcgcttgcctaccatgcatgaacctctataaaaacagaaaactcagGTTCTACAGTCCAAccattgggaggtagaggcaaaaggatGATAAATTCAAGGACAttcccagccacagagcaagtctgagaccagcctaggctacatgagagaccctgtctcaaaaagaatggCAGGCAAAGTGACTAAGTGGTTAGTGCTTGGGTCACAGGCCTGGCAACCTGGGTGCCACCCCCCAGGCAGGAAGGAACTAACTTCTAAGAGGCCACTGACCTCCACGTGAATGTGTGGCACATGcccccaataaataaattgataaattttctaaaagaaatatgtttaatCAATCTTTATCATcaaacatttaggttgttttccatTTCAGTAAAAGAGGTGTTTTGAAGTGATGGGAAGCATAGGTTTGGGACAGGGTCCAGGACAACAGAGGGGGAGTCCCTGTAGCCACCTCCTTTCTCTGACCCCTGCCACAGGGTCTCTACCCAGGCCTTCCAGTCCCACCTGGGGACACTGCCAGGGCCCACAGCCAGGTGGCCTCTAACTCTCGCCTCTTTCAGGGCGTAGTTTCTGCTTAGTCTGTCGCAGCCTTGGCATCAGTTCCCTGCACAAAGCTCGATCTAGTCCACAGCAGTTTCagcatcctcctctccccacACTGGTCCACAGCAGTTTCagcatcctcctctccccacACTGGTCCACAGCAGTTTCagcatcctcctctccccacACTGGTCCACAGCAGTTTCagcatcctcctctccccacACTGGTCCACAGCAGTTTCAGCAtcctcctttccccacatccCATCCACAGTCTTCCCACTCACCAAATTCAGAGTCCTCAGTGCTGCAGTGGCACGGACATGGGCACAACGTTCTCATATAGgggctcctcctgctccttctcttcaGCCTGCTTCTGGGATACCTGTTCCAGAGAGCTGTTCCCAGAGACCGGTTCCTGGGCTGTCCCTAAGCTCTCAGTGCCATCTCCCAGACCTCTGGATGCTTCCTCTGGCCTAACTTCTGTGGGATTTATGGTTCCAGACAGCATGGCATCTGGAGATGAGCCAGAGCTCTGGGACAGCCCAGTGTTGCCCTGGTTCCGACCCAGAGCTCGGCGTACAGGCTTAGGGATGGCACTCTTGACCTTGGGCGTTGCCTGATCTTTCTGGTAGTTTCCCAAACGACGGAGGACAGACCAGACAGGGCCCTCAGGTTTCTGGGGTGTCCCTGCCAGCATATAGATTGTGGCCACAGAGCCTGAGCTCTCCTGGATGCTGCCATTGGAGGTTTCCCCACACCCGGCCACTGTCCTGTTACTAGGTGGGAGCTGGTGGTGACTGGTGGCAGCATCTCCGGGGCTTGTGGCGGTAGGTGCATCCTCTTCCACGTTTGCTTGTTCTGGGCCTGCGggctcctcagcctcctgccccTCAGGACGTGGCTGAGCACCTCTGGAGAGTCTCTTAGGTTTtcgtatggggctggagagatcccCAGAGCTTCGGCCATTCTGTGGTGCAAACTTAGTGCCTtcagcaaaggagacagatggcCTCTTAGCCCGAGCCAGGCTGGAGGTACGTGGGATGGGGAATGGTGTGGAAGTGTCCtcagggggagggaatgggcctCCAGGAAGGCTGGCCGCTGGGGACTCTTCTTGGGCCACAGGGACCATCTCTGGCAGGGGAGAAGACAGAATGAGCTCGTTTGAGGCTAGGTCTTCTCCTCTAATCCATTCTAGCAGGGACACAGAAGTCTGGAATCTTCCCAGAGGCCTCAAGGGGTGgcaaggaagagggaggcaggggagggccTGGTGCAGCAGAGGACCctactcttttttctctctaccCCTCCCCACTTTGAGTTACTGCACACTGTCCCATTTATCCTAAACACCACCACTCCTGCCTAATTTTCCCTTGCTAATTCCTATTGATCCTTCTAGACTCACTCCAGCTATTACTAACAGGGCAGCTTTGGAGTTCCTCCTTTTTTTACATGCCCCACTAAAGCATGACTGTTGTGACTGTCCTCTGAGCCAAGCAAATGCCATGTGGGAGTATTCAGCCCTTGGAAAAGCATTACCCCAGCTGGGCTTGCTGTTTACACACCCTCATGGAGGGGTGGAGAGGGTCAAGAGACTCTCACCTGAGTATGAACCCTTCCTACCACCTGTTGAATGCAACTCTACTTAAATGCACCTGGGCTCTGGGGCGGGGCTAGAATATATAGGCTGGGGAATAAACAGGAGAGGAGGGCTCCGTCCATGTGGCTAGGTAAACCCACATCCCCATGAGTAAAGGCTTTCTAGATATGGTCTATTGCAGGGAGGAGCACCCATACCCCTGTAAATAAACCCTTACGATATGGGAACCCAATAAGTTCATTCCCAGAATGAGCTTTGGTGGTATCATGCCTCGGTTTGTCGTTGAGACCTTAGTTTTAGAAGAAGGGGTGGATGTTGCTTATGTTTCCTCCAGAAGAAATTTTACAAGTCTggtgactttctttctttctttctttctttctttctttctttctttctttcatttatttatttgacagggATTCTCTATATAcccatggctatcctggaattcagtatgtagacaaaactggcctcaaactcacctacctctgcctcccaaatgctgggattaaaggcatgtgccaccacacttggcccttggcatgtcttttctttttactgcTCACCAGACTAGAAGTTTGGTGAGGACAGAAACTCTCCTTTGTTCTGAACTTGTTTTCAGAGCCAGAAACAGCAAGTGATGGGAAGATAAGCTTAGGCACAGGAACAGGGAAGGCGCTGCACTGGGCAAGGCTGCTTGGGCTGGGGGTGCTTACCTTCTCGAGGTGGCACAGAGTAGGCATGACTTTCGTCCTCTTCTCCAGAGTCAGAGTCAGAAGAAAAGGAGTCATCGGAGGCCCAGCCGGCAGAGGGTGGCTCAATAAAGCTGTGGTTGAAGGGAACCTCCGGGTCGTGGTGAGAAACTGCAGGGGCTTCAGGTCAGGTCCGGGGCCTCATGGGAAACCTGGTCCCATCTTGGCCCCAGTCTCCTGACCCTGATCCCCAGTGCCCACTTACCTGTCACCCAGGGTAGCTTGTAGTTACTGAGGGAGCCACAGGGCAGTGCAGCACCCAGGCTGGTGAGTGTGTCCCATACCTGTTGCTTCATTCTGAACAGGGCAGCTCCATTTCTCTCTGGCCTGAGAGGGTGGCAGAGGGAGGGTGATCAGTGTACAAGCTCTAAGGAAGCCCAGCTCAGACTGACAGGATATGTCATAGGTGACAAATGTCACATATCTACTTCAATGGCTCTGAACTGATGACAGAATAAGATCCAAACTTAAGATCTgcgtgttgcagaatatttgtttaaactgtgaagatgtgtctttgccaaggtgccttctgattggcttaatcaagagctgaatagccaatagctaagcaggaagaggttaggcagggttagagaggactctgggaagaagagaggtagaGACACCAGGAGACACCGAGCAAGTAGGATGTACAGGATGAGAGGTAACAGAACCTAGAGCAATATAAATgagttaagttaaaagagctagttatgaacaagcctaagctatagattgaactttcacaattaataagaagtctctgtgtcaggctggagagatggctcggtggttaagagcacttgctgctcttccagaggacctgggttcaattcccagcaaccacatggcagctcacaaccatcttcaactccagttccagagaatccaacacccttttctggataccacaggcaccaggcacacagaaaAAGACAATGGAGACCAAAATCTAAATCACAGAAGGAAACacagtctagagcagtggttctcaacctatgggtcgtgacccctttgacaaacctccatctacaaaaatattcatattttgattaataaCAGcagtgaaattacagttatgaagtagcaacaaaaatgattttatgattgtggtcaccacaacatgaggaactgtactaaagggtcgcagcattaggaaggctgagaaccactgctctagagccaGACAGTGGTCCTGTTGGCTCTGATTTCACTGTCCTGGCCTCAGCTGTAAATCTGACAGAACCATTGGCAGGGCCCAGCACCAGGTCCTGCACCAGGTACCTGCAGTGGTTTCTCAAAAATGTAACTCTTTGTGGCTATCATCCTGGGAGATGCAACTATCATCCCAGAAACCTGCATTTGTCCccactctaccccacccccaaatggaATGACAGCTTGTCAAATTTCTCTGACAGCTTTTGGGACAGGTCCTCATCATcttctgggggtggagggggatgGGCTGCTTCTTTACCCTCAGGCTATTTGCTCACCTATGAATGCCCTGTAGCACAGAGGATAAAAATCAAGGATTAGGGTCtagtatggtggcacattcccGGAGTCTTAGCACTCAGGTGACTGAGACACGAAGACATCCAGTTCATGAcagcttagtctacatagtgaggtattttctcaaaaacaaacaaacaaacaaacaaacaaaaacaaacaaggctgagcgtgtagctcagtagtagagcacttgcttaacaCATACAAGCCGTGGCTATGATTCCTAGcaagatggaggagaaagaacACACTGGTCAAAGTATCCAGGGCCTCTGTGTGAGCCATGAGCAGCTAAGACACCATGAGCTTCAGTGTCTTAGTAAGTCAAGGAAAAGAATCCTCTCACAACTACAGTCCCCGTTATAAATGTTCGTGATGTGGTAAGTGTCCAAGAGGCCAAGAGATCTGGAGAACGATGTGATAGGTGAACACATTCTCCCAACCCTCACTGAGGCttctcccatatcccccctcagGCCATGCTGTCTGCCAAACCAAAGCTCAGACTTTTCTGTCCCGTTTTCCTgacttttgtgtgtttgcttgtttctcgagacagaatttctctgcataaccttggctgtcctgggactaactctgtagaccagagctctacagagatctgccagcctctgcctcccaagtgctgggattaaagtcatgcaccactaccaccaggctttcctgttttttttttttttttactttcttttttttcatattttttttattaaaaatttccatctcctcccctcctcctcccccttcccttccctcccttccacccatacccccactccctccctctccaagccaaagagccatcagggtttttCCTGATGTTTTGAGATCtggtctcttcccttctctgcagAGCTGTGGTGAATTCTCCTCTGTCCCTGCCCTTGTCATGATGTCATGAGCCTGGCCCTCTGCTGCAGCCTGACTTTGAGTACCCTGCCACTCGGTTTTTCCCTGCTCATGTTCATGTGACTCAGACACTTCCTTGTCAAAGGTTTCTAAGGAAGACAAGCAGTTCCAGGCTTCAATCTGTGCCAAGTATCACTACCTGAAAAGTGACAAGTTCAGCGCTTCCCACCCCGATAGGAACACACAGAAGGGCTGGTGTTTACCTGTCCTTAGGGGCCAGCCGATTAGCGGAGCAGCAGTAGGCACAGCAGATGACACCCAAAAGGAGCAGCAGCAGAGGTACCAGGATACCCGCAATGAGGGCGTTTTTACCATGACGGCCTAGGGACATGGGAGAGGGCCACATATTCAGGGCTCTCGAGGATCCCATCTCTGAAGTGAGCCCATCCTTCCCTGCAGATGAGACTCCCGAAGACCATGGAAAGGACCAAATGTTCCCTCATCCTCCCTCCACTTACCCAGCTGGCAGGCCCCAGACACAGGGTGGCAGAGCCCCTCTGGGCATTGGCAGGGGATAGAGCAGTTGTTTCCATGGAAGCCAGATGGGCAGGAACTATTGCAGCTATGGGTAGGTAATAGGAAAGGCAGGCTGAAGGTACCCCAGACGGGAAGGTAGAAGTAGATTTCTGGGTATTGTCCCTGGCCCCTGATAGTAGATCCCTCTGACTTCTAAGTCACATGCAAAGTGAGAGTCACTGTAGAGACGTCAGGTAAGACCTGCTTCTGACACACTCTCGTCCCTCAGTCTTAATGCAAGAGAAGCAGGATGCAGGCCTTGAAGGACCTGTCCCTTCCTTGGACCTCAGTCCCTTCCTCTGTAAAACAGGTCTCCATTGGCCACCTGCCTGGAGATGCTGGCTGCTTGACACCCGAAGAACTAGAGGAACAACAGGGGGGGTCTGTGTCCCACCCCTAAGTTAAGTCCTCGTCTGAATAGTGAGCCCccattcccttctttttctccctgattttttctttcctttaaaaaagtctcatttattttttttaatcgcTTTAGGTTAACCACTGACTTTCCTCAGAAGAATTCACATCTTAGTTGTGGGATGAGAGGGTTTCTGGGAAGTCAAGAGGCTCAGTAATGGGTGTTTAGGAAACAGCACACAGAGGCCTAACCTCATCTCCATCTCCCATAACCTGGTCCCCAGGGCCTAGTCCTTACCTGGTCCCCCAGTAGCCAGCACTGCAGACACATTCCCCTGTCACGGCATCGCAGGTCCCCTGAACACAGGCAGGGCAGGAAGAGCTGCAGCCCTTCCCAAAGGAACCGGGGGGACAGGGGTTCTCACATCTGGGGCCACATAGGGGAAGCaaaactcagaagacagaaaaacCCTATGACTTCCCCATGCTCCTGAACTCAGGCTCCCAAAAGGGTCATTTCCCTGCAGCAGAGTCAAACCCAAGTGGGTGACAAATTACAGGTCcctgaagggagagaaaggaaaggctcAAGGAGGAGCCAGCTAGAGGTACACCCTTCCCAGAGCCCTCTTGGAACCTCCTCTTCCCCTCAGCAGGGCCAGGAGGCTTGAGCTGCGTGAATATGAACTTCGTGGAAGGGGCAGCCCTCCCAGAAAGAGCAGCTGAGAGGAGGGGTCTAGGAGAAAAACGTCTTCTAAGGAAGGGAGCCCTCACCTGTCCCCTAGCCAGCCGGGTTCACAGCGCTGGCAGTGCCCTGTTTCTGCATGACAGGGCTCTCCAAGCCAGCAGCGGGGGCACTGCTCACCGCACCTCTCACCAAAGGTGCCAGGAGGACATGGCTGCTTGCACTGAGTCCCATTCCAGCCCGGCTTGCAGGACTCACAGTTGCCCGTGACGGGAGAGCATGTTGCATTCGGCGCGCAGTGACCACAGCTGGCGAGAAAAAGGGTTCATGGGCTCACTGGGAGCATATCGAGACACTGGACAACATCCAGGTCCCGGATGGGTCAGTCAAACCGAAGCCTCATCAGTGTTGAACATTGGAAAGGTCGGCCAGATGATCCCTGAGGACTCAGGTCTCTGCCTGAGACCCTGCTCTGTGATTTGTCCTTCCCTGAGTTCACAAGGGATGCCAGAGGCTACCAcccaccctctgcctccctccagcctagctctctctctctctctctctctctctctctctctctctctctctctctctctctctctctctctcctctctctctctcggtttttcgagacagggtttctctgt containing:
- the Scarf1 gene encoding scavenger receptor class F member 1 isoform X1; amino-acid sequence: MGPGLVVPLLLLWTQGSQGSTLDPTGQHVCIGGSPSELQCCPGWRQKDQECTIPICEGPDACRKDEVCVKPGLCRCKPGFFGAQCSSPCPGQYWGHDCRETCPCHPRGQCEPATGVCHCQPNYWGRLCEFTCTCGPHGQCDPKTGLCHCNPGWWSSTCLRPCQCKPVARCDQATGACLCPSGWWGRRCGFKCNCHTSPCQQDSGNCICLKGWWGPECSRRCQCVRGQCSASSGHCSCPPGFHGARCELPCDPGHYGAQCRESCGHCAPNATCSPVTGNCESCKPGWNGTQCKQPCPPGTFGERCGEQCPRCWLGEPCHAETGHCQRCEPGWLGDRCENPCPPGSFGKGCSSSCPACVQGTCDAVTGECVCSAGYWGTSCNSSCPSGFHGNNCSIPCQCPEGLCHPVSGACQLGRHGKNALIAGILVPLLLLLLGVICCAYCCSANRLAPKDRPERNGAALFRMKQQVWDTLTSLGAALPCGSLSNYKLPWVTVSHHDPEVPFNHSFIEPPSAGWASDDSFSSDSDSGEEDESHAYSVPPREEMVPVAQEESPAASLPGGPFPPPEDTSTPFPIPRTSSLARAKRPSVSFAEGTKFAPQNGRSSGDLSSPIRKPKRLSRGAQPRPEGQEAEEPAGPEQANVEEDAPTATSPGDAATSHHQLPPSNRTVAGCGETSNGSIQESSGSVATIYMLAGTPQKPEGPVWSVLRRLGNYQKDQATPKVKSAIPKPVRRALGRNQGNTGLSQSSGSSPDAMLSGTINPTEVRPEEASRGLGDGTESLGTAQEPVSGNSSLEQVSQKQAEEKEQEEPLYENVVPMSVPLQH
- the Scarf1 gene encoding scavenger receptor class F member 1 isoform X2 produces the protein MGPGLVVPLLLLWTQGSQGSTLDPTGQHVCIGGSPSELQCCPGWRQKDQECTIPICEGPDACRKDEVCVKPGLCRCKPGFFGAQCSSPCPGQYWGHDCRETCPCHPRGQCEPATGVCHCQPNYWGRLCEFTCTCGPHGQCDPKTGLCHCNPGWWSSTCLRPCQCKPVARCDQATGACLCPSGWWGRRCGFKCNCHTSPCQQDSGNCICLKGWWGPECSRRCQCVRGQCSASSGHCSCPPGFHGARCELPCDPGHYGAQCRESCGHCAPNATCSPVTGNCESCKPGWNGTQCKQPCPPGTFGERCGEQCPRCWLGEPCHAETGHCQRCEPGWLGDRCENPCPPGSFGKGCSSSCPACVQGTCDAVTGECVCSAGYWGTSCNSSCPSGFHGNNCSIPCQCPEGLCHPVSGACQLGRHGKNALIAGILVPLLLLLLGVICCAYCCSANRLAPKDRPERNGAALFRMKQQVWDTLTSLGAALPCGSLSNYKLPWVTALLSHPLPAGPPMTPFLLTLTLEKRTKVMPTLCHLEKRWSLWPKKSPQRPAFLEAHSLPLRTLPHHSPSHVPPAWLGLRGHLSPLLKALSLHHRMAEALGISPAPYENLRDSPEVLSHVLRGRRLRSPQAQNKQTWKRMHLPPQAPEMLPPVTTSSHLVTGQWPGVGKPPMAASRRAQALWPQSICWQGHPRNLRALSGLSSVVWETTRKIRQRPRSRVPSLSLYAELWVGTRATLGCPRALAHLQMPCCLEP